One region of Brassica napus cultivar Da-Ae chromosome A10, Da-Ae, whole genome shotgun sequence genomic DNA includes:
- the LOC106371286 gene encoding metal-nicotianamine transporter YSL3, with protein MRSSLMMEREARNETEREERDDLEETQNEADEFRSIPPWKSQITFRGIVASIIIGIIYSVIVMKLNLTTGLVPNLNVSAALLAFVFLRSWTKLLTKAGIVTKPFTKQENTVVQTCAVACYSIAVGGGFGSYLLGLSTKTYEQSGTHTEGNSPGSTKEPGIGWMTAFLFFTCFVGLLALVPLRKIMIIDYKLTYPSGTATAVLINGFHTSKGNKMAKKQVFGFVKYFSFSFIWAFFQWFFTGISGTECGFIQFPTFGLEAWKNSFYFDFSMTYIGAGMICSHIVNISLLFGAVLSWGIMWPLIKGLSGDWYPSTLPQSSMKSLNGYKVFVSISLILGDGLYHFIKILMFTARNIYSKLKNHHSGKSNSEKDKQSIADLKRDEIFVRDSIPLWVAAVGYAAFSVVSIIAIPMMFPELKWYFIVVAYMLAPSLGFSNAYGAGLTDMNMAYNYGKVALFILAAMAGKQDGVVAGLVGCGLIKSIVSISSDLMHDFKTGHLTLTSPRSMLVSQAIGTGIGCVVAPLTFFLFYKAFDVGNPEGEYKAPYALIYRNMAILGVEGFSALPQHCLQLCYGFFAFAVAANLVRDMSPEKIGKWVPLPMAMAVPFLVGGYFAIDMCVGSLIVFVWNKRDRVKAGLMVPAVASGLICGDGLWILPSSVLALAGVKPPICMSFMPSK; from the exons ATGAGGAGCTCCTTGATGATGGAGAGAGAAGCAAGAAATgagacagagagagaagaaagagatgacTTGGAAGAGACTCAAAACGAAGCAGATGAGTTCAGGTCAATACCTCCATGGAAGAGTCAAATCACTTTTAGAGGAATCGTTGCAAGCATAATCATTGGCATTATCTACAGTGTGATCGTGATGAAGCTAAATCTAACCACAGGTTTGGTCCCGAACCTGAACGTCTCTGCAGCACTTTTAGCCTTTGTGTTCCTTAGAAGCTGGACCAAGCTTCTTACCAAGGCAGGGATTGTGACAAAACCGTTTACTAAACAAGAAAACACTGTGGTCCAAACATGTGCTGTTGCTTGTTACAGCATTGCAGTTGGAG GTGGGTTTGGTTCGTACCTTCTTGGTTTGAGCACAAAGACTTATGAACAGTCAGGAACTCACACTGAAGGGAATAGTCCAGGAAGCACCAAAGAGCCTGGGATTGGTTGGATGACTGCTTTCTTGTTCTTTACTTGCTTTGTTGGTCTCTTAGCATTGGTTCCTCTAAGAAAG ATCATGATCATAGACTACAAGCTGACATATCCGAGTGGAACCGCCACCGCGGTTTTAATCAACGGTTTCCACACTTCTAAGGGCAATAAAATGGCCAA GAAACAAGTGTTTGGGTTTGTGAAGTATTTCTCCTTTAGCTTCATATGGGCTTTCTTTCAGTGGTTCTTCACTGGAATCAGTGGAACAGAGTGCGGATTCATCCAGTTTCCAACATTTGGATTAGAAGCTTGGAAGAACTC ATTCTACTTCGACTTTAGCATGACATACATTGGAGCAGGAATGATCTGTTCCCATATTGTCAACATATCTTTGCTTTTCGGCGCGGTTCTTTCCTGGGGAATCATGTGGCCTCTCATTAAAGGTCTTAGTGGAGATTGGTACCCATCTACACTGCCTCAAAGCAGCATGAAGAGTCTCAATGGTTACAAGGTGTTCGTATCTATCTCATTGATCCTCGGAGACGGGCTTTACCACTTCATCAAGATACTTATGTTCACAGCAAGAAACATATACTCCAAGTTAAAGAATCACCACTCTGGGAAATCTA ATTCGGAGAAAGACAAACAATCTATTGCAGATCTGAAAAGAGATGAGATCTTTGTAAGAGACAGCATTCCTCTATGGGTTGCAGCAGTTGGATACGCGGCTTTCTCTGTTGTCTCGATCATCGCCATCCCTATGATGTTCCCGGAGCTCAAATGGTACTTCATTGTCGTAGCGTACATGCTAGCTCCATCGCTAGGTTTCAGTAACGCCTATGGAGCAGGGCTTACAGACATGAACATGGCTTACAACTACGGTAAAGTCGCTCTCTTCATCTTAGCCGCTATGGCCGGGAAACAAGACGGTGTAGTTGCTGGACTTGTCGGATGCGGGTTGATAAAATCCATCGTCTCGATATCTTCAGACCTAATGCACGACTTCAAGACAGGGCACTTGACTCTGACTTCACCGCGGTCGATGCTTGTGAGCCAAGCAATCGGGACGGGGATCGGCTGCGTCGTGGCTCCTCTCACTTTCTTCCTGTTTTACAAAGCCTTCGATGTTGGGAACCCTGAGGGAGAGTATAAAGCTCCCTACGCTTTGATATACAGAAACATGGCGATTCTTGGAGTCGAAGGCTTCTCTGCTTTGCCTCAGCATTGTCTTCAGCTTTGCTATGGGTTCTTCGCGTTCGCGGTGGCTGCGAATCTCGTCAGGGATATGTCGCCGGAGAAGATAGGGAAGTGGGTCCCGTTGCCGATGGCTATGGCGGTTCCGTTTCTTGTCGGAGGGTACTTCGCTATAGATATGTGTGTTGGGAGTTTGATAGTGTTTGTGTGGAATAAGAGGGATCGAGTTAAAGCCGGTTTGATGGTACCGGCGGTTGCTTCCGGTTTGATATGTGGTGATGGGCTTTGGATTTTGCCGTCGTCGGTTCTTGCTTTGGCCGGTGTGAAGCCTCCCATCTGTATGAGCTTCATGCCGAGTAAATAG
- the LOC106370235 gene encoding uncharacterized protein LOC106370235: protein MDPNTSTEPKVSQQPMDAGCPDPSKSLGKRKEEQLPEADPVDDEGSGEEDIEEKGSSESDQVWGFDSFEGDDYVSPDEEPEDDDEREYRKYVRHYHETRGFKVDKEMIPKNLFQGLRGLDLNRYFFKPNLTGREYMEIMVKVAIDKYNQTQNKMLILDHIVRVVVRMSTGVKAYITFMAKETPEGELVEYQAKTERKAWQKDIHAIFCRPASKGKGDKICF, encoded by the exons ATGGATCCCAACACCAGCACCGAGCCTAAGGTGTCACAACAACCCATGGATGCAGGTTGCCCTGATCCCTCTAAGTCTCTGGGAAAACGCAAGGAAGAACAGCTTCCAGAAGCAGATCCTGTCGACGACGAAGGAAGCGGGGAAGAGGATATCGAAGAGAAGGGCAGCAGTGAAAGCGACCAAGTTTGGGGCTTTGATAGTTTCGAGGGTGATGACTACGTGTCGCCTGACGAAGAGcctgaggatgatgatgaaagAGAGTACCGTAAATACGTGCGCCATTATCATGAGACACGG GGTTTCAAGGTGGACAAAGAAATGATCCCCAAAAATCTTTTTCAAGGATTACGTGGTCTCGATCTCAATCGCTACTTTTTCAAGCCTAACCTCACGGGGCGTGAGTACATGGAGATTATGGTCAAGGTGGCTATTGACAAATACAACCAAACACAG aaTAAGATGCTGATTCTTGACCATATCGTGAGGGTGGTGGTGAGGATGAGCACTGGAGTTAAAGCTTATATTACTTTCATGGCCAAGGAGACTCCCGAAGGAGAGCTTGTAGAGTACCAAGCTAAGACTGAGCGGAAGGCATGGCAGAAAGACATTCATGCCATCTTTTGCAGACCAGCTTCTAAAGGTAAGGGTGACAAAATTTGCTTTTGA
- the LOC106371285 gene encoding cytochrome b5-like encodes MASEKKVLGFEEVSQHNKTKDCWLIISGKVYDVTPFMDDHPGGDEVLLSSTGKDATNDFEDVGHSDTARDMMEKYYIGEIDSSTVPATRTYVAPVQPAYNQDKTPEFIIKILQFLVPILILGLALVVRQYTKKE; translated from the exons ATGGCTTCAGAGAAGAAGGTTCTAGGCTTCGAAGAAGTTTCGCAGCACAACAAAACCAAGGATTGTTGGCTTATCATCTCCGGCAAG GTCTATGATGTGACCCCTTTCATGGATGATCATCCCGGTGGCGATGAAGTGTTATTGTCCTCAAcag GGAAAGATGCTACGAATGATTTCGAAGACGTTGGTCACAGCGACACCGCGAGGGACATGATGGAGAAGTACTACATTGGCGAGATTGATTCGTCTACTGTTCCAGCGACAAGGACATACGTTGCACCAGTGCAACCGGCGTACAACCAAGACAAGACACCAGAATTCATCATCAAGATCCTTCAGTTCCTTGTTCCAATCTTGATTTTGGGTCTTGCTCTCGTCGTCCGTCAGTATACCAAGAAAGAGTAG
- the LOC106371284 gene encoding rab GTPase-activating protein 22 isoform X2, giving the protein MKALRRSHTSTSSGNSSSPLPSSTSLPSSSSSTSPPSSNSSSFSSSSSSSSSPSSWIHLRSVLFVANLSSPSSVTSSDRRRKSPWSRRKRKWPLTLHQWRSLSTPEGKLRDGGVGFLKRVRSRGVDPSIRAEVWLFLLGVYDLNSTSEEREAVNTQKRKEYEKLQRRCKMLLKRGNGSTDDLEEEADDQCVRFMDDYKTPGPMTNQDVVSAVNTDSSDTDSCEDNEDVQLLPSFVYSDEKKPEEENSNNNNSCGETSSPSPEIQVEVTVHEDFSTWQRIIRLDALRADSDWATYSSSSTAITETKARGLAESVGLKDYDDNLESCRLYHAARLVAILEAYALYDPEIGYCQGMSDLLSPILAVISEDHEAFWCFVGFMKKARHNFRLDEAGIQRQLGIVSKIIKSKDSQLYKHLENLQAEDCSFVYRMVLVMFRRELSFEQTLCLWEVMWADQAAIRAGVGKSPWSRIRQQAPPTDDLLLYAIAALVLRRKLIIQKYSSMDEIVEECNSMAGQLDVWKLLDDAHHLVVTLHDKIETLSSQSLSI; this is encoded by the exons ATGAAGGCGTTACGGCGAAGCCACACTTCAACGTCGTCTGGAAACTCATCTTCTCCGTTACCTTCTTCCACTTCCttgccatcttcttcttcttctacttcacCTCCTTCCTCCAactcttcttcattttcatcttcttcatcttcgtcttcttctccttcgtcGTGGATCCATCTCCGATCTGTTCTCTTTGTGGCTAATCTATCGTCTCCATCTTCAGTAACTTCTTCCGATCG CCGGCGGAAGTCACCGTGGTCTCGCCGGAAAAGAAAATGGCCTTTGACGCTGCATCAATGGAGGAGTTTATCTACACCGGAGGGCAAACTCCGTGATGGTGGAGTTGGTTTTTTGAAGAGAGTTAGAAGCAGA GGTGTTGATCCAAGTATTCGTGCAGAAGTGTGGCTCTTCTTACTCGGAGT CTATGATTTGAACAGTACTAGTGAAGAAAGAGAAGCCGTGAATACTCAAAAAAG GAAGGAGTATGAGAAACTACAGAGACGGTGCAAGATGCTTCTCAAGCGCGGCAATGGAAGTACCGATGACCTCGAGGAAGAAGCAGACGATCAGTGCGTTAGATTCATGGATGACTACAAGACTCCCGGACCAATGACGAATCAAGATGTGGTCTCTGCTGTGAACACTGATTCTTCTGACACAGACTCTTGTGAAGACAACGAAGACGTTCAGCTTCTTCCCTCTTTTGTGTACAGCGATGAGAAAAAACCAGAGGAAGAAAACAGTAATAACAATAATAGTTGTGGAGAGACCAGTTCTCCTTCTCCTGAGATCCAAGTAGAAGTCACTGTACACGAAGATTTTTCCACGTGGCAACGTATCATCCGTCTTGATGCCTTACGTGCTGATTCCGACTGGGCTACGTACTCTTCTTCCTCAACCGCAATCACAGAAACCAAAGCTCGCGGTTTAGCTGAGTCCGTCGGTTTAAAAGACTACGATGATAACTTAGAAAGCTGCAGGCTCTACCACGCCGCACGTCTCGTCGCCATTCTCGAAGCCTATGCTCTCTACGACCCTGAGATAGGCTACTGCCAAGGAATGAGCGATCTCCTATCACCAATCCTAGCTGTCATCTCAGAGGACCACGAGGCCTTCTGGTGCTTCGTTGGTTTCATGAAGAAAGCGCGGCATAACTTCAGGCTAGACGAGGCCGGGATCCAGAGACAGCTTGGCATTGTGTCGAAGATCATCAAGTCCAAAGACTCCCAGCTTTACAAGCACTTGGAGAATCTCCAGGCCGAGGATTGTAGTTTCGTTTACAGGATGGTTCTGGTGATGTTTAGGAGGGAGTTGAGCTTTGAGCAGACGCTTTGTCTATGGGAAGTGATGTGGGCTGATCAGGCTGCTATTAGAGCTGGAGTTGGGAAGTCGCCGTGGAGCAGAATCAGGCAGCAGGCACCTCCCACGGATGATCTGTTGCTCTACGCGATCGCGGCGTTGGTTCTGCGTAGGAAGCTGATCATACAGAAGTACAGTAGTATGGATGAGATTGTGGAAGAGTGCAATAGCATGGCTGGTCAGCTTGATGTCTGGAAGCTTTTAGATGATGCGCATCACCTTGTTGTGACGCTCCATGACAAGATCGAAACTCTTTCCTCTCAATCTCTCAGCATTTGA
- the LOC106371284 gene encoding rab GTPase-activating protein 22 isoform X1: MKALRRSHTSTSSGNSSSPLPSSTSLPSSSSSTSPPSSNSSSFSSSSSSSSSPSSWIHLRSVLFVANLSSPSSVTSSDRSRRKSPWSRRKRKWPLTLHQWRSLSTPEGKLRDGGVGFLKRVRSRGVDPSIRAEVWLFLLGVYDLNSTSEEREAVNTQKRKEYEKLQRRCKMLLKRGNGSTDDLEEEADDQCVRFMDDYKTPGPMTNQDVVSAVNTDSSDTDSCEDNEDVQLLPSFVYSDEKKPEEENSNNNNSCGETSSPSPEIQVEVTVHEDFSTWQRIIRLDALRADSDWATYSSSSTAITETKARGLAESVGLKDYDDNLESCRLYHAARLVAILEAYALYDPEIGYCQGMSDLLSPILAVISEDHEAFWCFVGFMKKARHNFRLDEAGIQRQLGIVSKIIKSKDSQLYKHLENLQAEDCSFVYRMVLVMFRRELSFEQTLCLWEVMWADQAAIRAGVGKSPWSRIRQQAPPTDDLLLYAIAALVLRRKLIIQKYSSMDEIVEECNSMAGQLDVWKLLDDAHHLVVTLHDKIETLSSQSLSI; the protein is encoded by the exons ATGAAGGCGTTACGGCGAAGCCACACTTCAACGTCGTCTGGAAACTCATCTTCTCCGTTACCTTCTTCCACTTCCttgccatcttcttcttcttctacttcacCTCCTTCCTCCAactcttcttcattttcatcttcttcatcttcgtcttcttctccttcgtcGTGGATCCATCTCCGATCTGTTCTCTTTGTGGCTAATCTATCGTCTCCATCTTCAGTAACTTCTTCCGATCG AAGCCGGCGGAAGTCACCGTGGTCTCGCCGGAAAAGAAAATGGCCTTTGACGCTGCATCAATGGAGGAGTTTATCTACACCGGAGGGCAAACTCCGTGATGGTGGAGTTGGTTTTTTGAAGAGAGTTAGAAGCAGA GGTGTTGATCCAAGTATTCGTGCAGAAGTGTGGCTCTTCTTACTCGGAGT CTATGATTTGAACAGTACTAGTGAAGAAAGAGAAGCCGTGAATACTCAAAAAAG GAAGGAGTATGAGAAACTACAGAGACGGTGCAAGATGCTTCTCAAGCGCGGCAATGGAAGTACCGATGACCTCGAGGAAGAAGCAGACGATCAGTGCGTTAGATTCATGGATGACTACAAGACTCCCGGACCAATGACGAATCAAGATGTGGTCTCTGCTGTGAACACTGATTCTTCTGACACAGACTCTTGTGAAGACAACGAAGACGTTCAGCTTCTTCCCTCTTTTGTGTACAGCGATGAGAAAAAACCAGAGGAAGAAAACAGTAATAACAATAATAGTTGTGGAGAGACCAGTTCTCCTTCTCCTGAGATCCAAGTAGAAGTCACTGTACACGAAGATTTTTCCACGTGGCAACGTATCATCCGTCTTGATGCCTTACGTGCTGATTCCGACTGGGCTACGTACTCTTCTTCCTCAACCGCAATCACAGAAACCAAAGCTCGCGGTTTAGCTGAGTCCGTCGGTTTAAAAGACTACGATGATAACTTAGAAAGCTGCAGGCTCTACCACGCCGCACGTCTCGTCGCCATTCTCGAAGCCTATGCTCTCTACGACCCTGAGATAGGCTACTGCCAAGGAATGAGCGATCTCCTATCACCAATCCTAGCTGTCATCTCAGAGGACCACGAGGCCTTCTGGTGCTTCGTTGGTTTCATGAAGAAAGCGCGGCATAACTTCAGGCTAGACGAGGCCGGGATCCAGAGACAGCTTGGCATTGTGTCGAAGATCATCAAGTCCAAAGACTCCCAGCTTTACAAGCACTTGGAGAATCTCCAGGCCGAGGATTGTAGTTTCGTTTACAGGATGGTTCTGGTGATGTTTAGGAGGGAGTTGAGCTTTGAGCAGACGCTTTGTCTATGGGAAGTGATGTGGGCTGATCAGGCTGCTATTAGAGCTGGAGTTGGGAAGTCGCCGTGGAGCAGAATCAGGCAGCAGGCACCTCCCACGGATGATCTGTTGCTCTACGCGATCGCGGCGTTGGTTCTGCGTAGGAAGCTGATCATACAGAAGTACAGTAGTATGGATGAGATTGTGGAAGAGTGCAATAGCATGGCTGGTCAGCTTGATGTCTGGAAGCTTTTAGATGATGCGCATCACCTTGTTGTGACGCTCCATGACAAGATCGAAACTCTTTCCTCTCAATCTCTCAGCATTTGA
- the LOC106371282 gene encoding pyridoxal reductase, chloroplastic yields the protein MALTLSTTKTFTNINCSNTTSFKPLKLPLFWPWQKVKMGPLSVSPMGFGTWAWGNQLLWGYQTSMDDQLQQAFELALENGINLFDTADSYGTGRLNGQSERLLGQFIKQSQALKGKQSEVVIATKFAAYPWRLTSGQFVNACSASLDRLQIDQLGIGQLHWSTANYAPLQELALWDGLVAMYEKGLVRAVGVSNYGPQQLVKIHDYLKTRGVPLCSAQVQFSLLSYGKEQQEIKRVCDELGIRLISYSPLGLGMLTGKYSSSELPTGPRSLLFGQILPGLDPLLVALREIAEKRGKTMPQVAINWCICKGTVPIPGIKSVRHVEDNLGAMGWRLTNDEQLQLEYAAQESPRSMIQNIFQTR from the exons ATGGCGCTCACACTGTCCACCACAAAGACCTTCACCAACATTAACTGCTCAAACACAACCTCCTTTAAGCCCCTCAAGCTCCCTCTTTTCTGGCCATGGCAAAAG GTCAAAATGGGTCCTCTGAGTGTTTCTCCGATGGGTTTTGGGACATGGGCTTGGGGCAATCAGCTTCTTTGGGGTTACCAGACTTCCATGGACGATCAGCTTCAACAAGCTTTCGAGCTGGCTTTGGAAAACGGAATCAATTTGTTTGATACCGCAGATTCTTATGGCACTGGTCGGCTCAATGGCCAAAGTGAGAGACTTTTGGGGCAATTCATCAAACAATCTCAAG CATTAAAAGGGAAACAAAGTGAAGTTGTAATAGCTACCAAGTTTGCAGCTTATCCATGGCGGTTAACTTCAGGACAGTTTGTGAATGCTTGCAG CGCTTCTTTAGACCGGCTTCAGATAGACCAGCTCGGGATCGGACAGCTTCACTGGTCAACCGCAAACTACGCGCCTCTACAAGAACTTGCTCTTTGGGATGGTCTAGTGGCAATGTACGAGAAG gggCTAGTTCGAGCTGTTGGAGTCAGTAACTATGGACCTCAGCAGCTTGTGAAGATTCATGATTACCTCAAAACCAGAGGGGTTCCTTTATGTTCTGCTCAGGTGCAGTTCTCATTGCTAAGCTACGGAAAAGAGCAACAAGAGATCAAGAGAGTATGCGACGAGCTCGGGATTCGTTTGATCTCTTATAGTCCTCTTGGTCTAGGAATGCTAACAGGGAAATACTCCTCTTCAGAGCTTCCCACTGGTCCTCG ATCATTGCTATTTGGACAGATTCTTCCTGGACTAGATCCTCTGCTTGTAGCACTGAGAGAGATCGCGGAGAAACGAGGAAAGACTATGCCTCAGGTCGCAATAAACTGGTGTATCTGCAAAGGGACAGTGCCTATACCGGGTATAAAGTCGGTTAGACATGTTGAGGATAACTTGGGTGCTATGGGATGGAGACTTACAAATGATGAACAGCTTCAGTTAGAATATGCAGCTCAGGAATCACCAAGGTCTATGATTCAGAACATTTTTCAGACTAGATGA